In a genomic window of Streptomyces sp. SJL17-4:
- a CDS encoding glucose-1-phosphate cytidylyltransferase — MKVVLFCGGYGLRMRSGASDDIPKPMAMVGPRPLIWHVMRYYASFGHTEFILCLGYGAHHIKDFFLTYEETTSNDFVLRGGRTELLSTDIADWTITFAQTGIESPIGERLRRVRHHLDGDEMFLANYADVLTDAPLPEMIDRFARRDAGASMMVVPPQSSFHCVELGEDGLVGGITAVSDMPLWENGGYFVLRQEVFDHIPENGDLVADGCAQLAKRGRLVAYQHRGFWKPTDTVKERAALDAAYTRGDRPWAVWERDGVSTSAPVRTA; from the coding sequence GTGAAGGTCGTACTGTTCTGCGGCGGTTATGGACTGCGGATGCGCAGCGGAGCCTCCGACGACATCCCCAAGCCGATGGCGATGGTCGGCCCCCGCCCGCTGATCTGGCACGTCATGCGCTACTACGCGTCCTTCGGGCACACCGAGTTCATCCTGTGCCTCGGGTACGGGGCGCACCACATCAAGGACTTCTTCCTCACCTACGAGGAGACGACGTCCAACGACTTCGTGCTGCGGGGCGGGAGGACCGAGCTGCTCTCCACCGACATCGCCGACTGGACGATCACGTTCGCGCAGACCGGCATCGAGTCGCCGATCGGGGAGCGGCTGCGCCGGGTGCGGCACCATCTGGACGGCGACGAGATGTTCCTCGCCAACTACGCCGACGTGCTCACCGACGCCCCGCTGCCGGAGATGATCGACCGGTTCGCCCGGCGCGACGCCGGCGCGTCGATGATGGTGGTGCCGCCGCAGTCCTCGTTCCACTGCGTGGAGCTGGGCGAGGACGGCCTGGTGGGCGGCATCACGGCGGTGAGCGACATGCCGCTGTGGGAGAACGGCGGCTACTTCGTGCTCCGCCAGGAGGTCTTCGACCACATACCGGAGAACGGTGACCTGGTCGCCGACGGCTGTGCCCAACTGGCCAAGCGCGGACGGCTGGTGGCGTACCAGCACCGCGGCTTCTGGAAGCCGACCGACACGGTGAAGGAGCGGGCCGCGCTCGACGCCGCCTACACCCGGGGCGACCGCCCGTGGGCCGTGTGGGAACGGGACGGCGTGAGCACGAGCGCGCCGGTGAGGACCGCGTGA
- a CDS encoding PIG-L family deacetylase, producing MIRLGSGRLDRIVAVGAHCDDIAIGAGGTLLTMCRARPGTRVDALVLSGGGGEREEEERAALAAFCPGADLRLTVLKLPDGRLPAHWEEAKSAVEELRARTEPDVVLAPRTDDAHQDHRGLARLLPTAFRDHLVLGYEIVKWDGDLGRPSAYQPLSPEVAEEKVRLLQEHYPSQRHRPWYDREAFLGLARIRGIECHARYAEAFAVTKLTLDLGE from the coding sequence GTGATCCGGCTCGGCTCCGGGCGCCTGGACCGGATCGTCGCGGTGGGGGCGCACTGCGACGACATCGCCATCGGCGCCGGCGGCACGCTTCTGACGATGTGCCGCGCGCGGCCGGGCACCCGGGTCGACGCGCTTGTGCTCTCCGGCGGCGGCGGTGAGCGCGAGGAGGAGGAGCGGGCCGCGCTCGCCGCGTTCTGCCCGGGGGCCGACCTGCGGCTGACCGTGCTCAAGCTGCCGGACGGCCGGCTGCCCGCGCACTGGGAGGAGGCCAAGTCCGCGGTCGAGGAGCTGCGCGCCCGGACCGAGCCCGATGTGGTCCTCGCGCCGCGTACCGATGACGCGCACCAGGACCATCGCGGTCTGGCGCGGCTGCTTCCCACCGCGTTCCGCGACCATCTCGTGCTCGGCTACGAGATCGTCAAATGGGACGGCGACCTCGGCCGTCCGTCGGCGTACCAGCCGCTGTCGCCGGAGGTCGCCGAGGAGAAGGTGCGGCTGCTGCAGGAGCACTACCCCTCTCAGCGGCACCGTCCCTGGTACGACCGGGAGGCCTTCCTCGGCCTGGCCCGGATCCGCGGTATCGAATGCCACGCGCGGTACGCCGAGGCGTTCGCCGTCACCAAACTCACTCTCGATCTGGGGGAATGA
- a CDS encoding class I SAM-dependent methyltransferase, producing MTRCRLCGSAALASVVDLGATPPCESFLAADRLDLPEPAYPLHLRVCTDCWLAQIPPLITPEETFSEYAYFSSFSTSWVEHARTFVADAVRRVGLGPDAFVVEVASNDGYLLKHVVDRGIRCLGIEPSVNVGAAARDAGVPTLTAFLTPETGAAARAEHGPADLVVANNVYAHIPDVVGFTEGLRALVADDGWVSIEVQHLLTLIEENQYDTIYHEHFQYYTVASAARALASGGLTLVDVELLPTHGGSIRLWARPSGVAGEPSRQVAEVLDREKAAGLQELSGYAEFSARVATVRRDLLRFLIDVAERGETVVGYGAPGKGNTLLNHCGIRPDLLPYTVDRNPYKHGRFTPGTRIPILPPERIAADRPDYVLVLPWNLRDELVEQLSFVHEWGGRLVFPIPELSIVEVKP from the coding sequence ATGACACGATGCCGACTCTGCGGATCGGCGGCGCTGGCCAGCGTCGTCGATCTGGGGGCGACTCCGCCGTGCGAGAGCTTTCTCGCCGCGGACCGACTGGACCTGCCGGAGCCCGCGTACCCGCTGCACCTGCGGGTCTGCACCGACTGCTGGCTCGCGCAGATCCCGCCGCTGATCACGCCGGAGGAGACGTTCAGCGAGTACGCGTACTTCTCCTCCTTCTCCACCTCCTGGGTGGAGCACGCGCGCACGTTCGTCGCCGACGCCGTGCGGCGGGTGGGGCTCGGCCCCGACGCCTTCGTGGTCGAGGTCGCGAGCAACGACGGGTACCTGCTGAAGCACGTGGTGGACCGGGGGATCCGCTGCCTCGGCATCGAGCCGTCGGTGAACGTCGGTGCCGCGGCGCGGGACGCGGGCGTGCCGACGCTCACGGCCTTCCTGACCCCGGAGACCGGAGCGGCCGCCCGCGCCGAGCACGGCCCGGCGGACCTGGTCGTCGCGAACAACGTGTACGCGCACATCCCCGACGTGGTCGGGTTCACCGAGGGCCTGCGCGCCCTGGTCGCCGACGACGGCTGGGTCTCCATCGAGGTGCAGCACCTGCTGACCCTGATCGAGGAGAACCAGTACGACACGATCTACCACGAGCACTTCCAGTACTACACGGTGGCGTCCGCGGCCCGGGCGCTCGCGAGCGGTGGACTCACGCTGGTGGATGTCGAGCTGCTGCCCACGCACGGCGGCTCCATCCGGCTGTGGGCACGGCCGTCCGGGGTGGCCGGCGAGCCGAGCCGTCAGGTGGCCGAGGTGCTCGACCGGGAGAAGGCCGCCGGCCTCCAGGAGCTGTCCGGGTACGCGGAGTTCTCCGCCCGGGTGGCCACGGTGCGCCGGGACCTCCTGCGGTTCCTCATCGACGTGGCCGAGCGCGGCGAGACGGTCGTCGGCTACGGCGCCCCGGGCAAGGGCAACACCCTGCTCAACCACTGCGGCATCCGGCCCGACCTGCTCCCTTACACGGTCGACCGCAACCCCTACAAGCACGGCCGGTTCACGCCGGGCACCCGCATCCCGATCCTGCCGCCCGAGCGGATAGCCGCCGACCGGCCGGACTACGTCCTCGTCCTCCCGTGGAACCTGCGGGACGAGCTGGTCGAGCAGCTGTCCTTCGTGCACGAGTGGGGCGGCCGGCTGGTCTTCCCCATCCCGGAACTGAGCATTGTCGAGGTGAAGCCGTGA
- a CDS encoding dTDP-4-dehydrorhamnose 3,5-epimerase family protein gives MKAIDVPEIDGAYLFVPTPYADERGFFCRTFDADVVRSVGLDPDAFVQDSVSRSVRGVLRGMHLRSGAGEAKLVRCSYGRIFDVVVDLRPDSPTYRNRAFFELSGETQTTLYIPAGCAHGFQALTETADTSYRIDRPHDPAEDVTIAFDDPELAIPWPLPPVSMSARDREAPSLAEALTHEER, from the coding sequence ATGAAAGCGATCGACGTCCCGGAGATCGACGGCGCGTATCTGTTCGTGCCGACGCCGTACGCCGACGAACGCGGCTTCTTCTGCCGCACGTTCGACGCCGACGTGGTCCGCTCGGTGGGCCTCGACCCGGACGCCTTCGTCCAGGACAGCGTGTCCCGCTCGGTCCGGGGCGTGCTGCGCGGCATGCACCTGCGCTCCGGCGCCGGCGAGGCCAAGCTGGTGCGGTGCTCGTACGGCAGGATCTTCGACGTCGTCGTGGACCTTCGGCCGGACTCGCCGACCTACCGCAACCGGGCTTTCTTCGAGCTGTCCGGCGAGACGCAGACGACCCTCTACATCCCGGCGGGCTGCGCGCACGGCTTCCAGGCGCTGACCGAGACCGCCGACACCTCGTACCGGATCGACCGCCCGCACGACCCCGCCGAGGACGTGACGATCGCCTTCGACGACCCGGAACTCGCCATCCCCTGGCCGCTGCCGCCCGTGTCGATGTCCGCGCGGGACCGAGAGGCGCCGAGCCTCGCCGAGGCCCTGACGCACGAGGAGAGGTGA
- a CDS encoding DUF4910 domain-containing protein, which produces MHALVERLYPLCRSITGDGVRATLDIIGEYVPLEVHEVPTGTQVLDWTVPQEWNIRDAYVADSAGNRVIDFAASSLHVLGYSVPVSRTMPLAELREHLHTLPDHPTWVPYRTSYYTPEWGFCLAQETLDALPDGAYEVRVDSTLTDGHLTYAEHVVPGQVPDEVIVSCHVCHPSLANDNLAGIAVATFLARALAEETPYYTYRFIYAPGTIGAITWLARNAERIERVKHGLVLACAGDSGRLTYKRSRRGDAEIDRVMSYVLAASERPHHVAEFTPYGYDERQYCSPGFDLGVGSLSRTPYAGYPEYHTSADNPDFVSPEAMEDTLAVCREAFAVLDRNRRYVNLSPYGEPQLGRRGLYDSLGGRSDAKQAQMAMLWVLSLSDGEHGLLDVAERSGLPFDSVAGAADALRGAGLIKE; this is translated from the coding sequence ATGCACGCGCTGGTGGAGCGGCTGTACCCGCTGTGCCGGAGCATCACCGGCGACGGGGTGCGCGCCACGCTGGACATCATCGGCGAGTACGTTCCGCTGGAGGTGCACGAGGTGCCGACCGGGACGCAGGTGCTCGACTGGACGGTGCCGCAGGAGTGGAACATCCGGGACGCGTACGTCGCCGACTCCGCGGGCAACCGGGTCATCGACTTCGCCGCGTCCAGCCTGCACGTGCTGGGCTACAGCGTGCCGGTGTCGCGGACCATGCCGCTGGCCGAGCTGCGGGAACACCTGCACACCCTGCCGGACCATCCGACGTGGGTGCCGTACCGCACGAGCTACTACACGCCGGAATGGGGGTTCTGCCTGGCCCAGGAGACCTTGGACGCGCTGCCGGACGGCGCGTACGAGGTCCGCGTCGACTCCACGCTCACGGACGGCCACCTCACCTACGCCGAGCACGTGGTCCCGGGGCAGGTCCCGGACGAGGTGATCGTCTCCTGCCATGTCTGCCACCCGTCGCTGGCCAACGACAACCTGGCCGGCATCGCGGTGGCGACGTTCCTGGCCAGGGCGCTCGCCGAGGAGACGCCGTACTACACCTACCGGTTCATCTACGCGCCCGGCACCATCGGGGCGATCACCTGGCTGGCCCGTAACGCGGAGCGGATCGAGCGGGTCAAGCACGGGCTGGTGCTGGCCTGTGCCGGCGACTCGGGCCGGCTGACGTACAAGCGGAGCAGGCGCGGGGACGCGGAGATCGACCGGGTGATGTCGTATGTCCTGGCCGCCTCCGAACGCCCGCACCACGTCGCCGAGTTCACCCCGTACGGCTACGACGAGCGGCAGTACTGCTCACCCGGGTTCGATCTCGGAGTGGGCTCGCTCAGCCGGACCCCGTACGCCGGGTACCCGGAGTACCACACCTCGGCGGACAACCCGGACTTCGTCTCCCCGGAGGCGATGGAGGACACGCTGGCCGTATGCCGCGAGGCGTTCGCCGTGCTCGACCGCAACCGGCGGTACGTCAATCTCAGCCCCTACGGCGAACCGCAGTTGGGACGGCGTGGGCTGTACGACTCGCTCGGCGGCCGCAGCGACGCGAAGCAGGCCCAGATGGCCATGCTGTGGGTGCTCAGCCTCTCCGACGGAGAGCACGGCCTGCTCGACGTCGCCGAGCGGTCCGGGCTGCCGTTCGACTCGGTCGCAGGAGCGGCCGACGCCCTGCGCGGCGCCGGGCTGATCAAGGAGTGA
- a CDS encoding SDR family oxidoreductase — MRVLLTGHQGYLGTVMAPVLAAAGHEVVGLDSGLFADCVLGPTPADPSGHRVDLRDVTAEHVAGVDAVIHLAALSNDPLGSLAPDLTYDINHHASVRLARLAKDAGVRRFLYASTCSVYGAAGGDELVAEDAPLRPVTPYAESKVRVEDDLHALADGDFSPVYMRNATAFGFSPRLRADIVLNNLVGHALLSGEVLVMSDGTPWRPLVHAADIARAFAAALTAPREAVHDRAFNIGSETNNVTVAEIAEQVAEAVSGSKVVITGETGADPRSYRVDFSRFRAALPGFDCEWTVKRGALELADAYREFGLTREGFERRFTRLAVLRAASDTGAVDDTLRWRR, encoded by the coding sequence GTGCGCGTACTGCTGACCGGACACCAGGGCTACCTGGGCACCGTGATGGCCCCGGTCCTCGCGGCCGCCGGGCACGAGGTCGTCGGTCTCGACTCCGGCCTGTTCGCGGACTGCGTGCTCGGCCCGACGCCCGCCGACCCGTCCGGGCATCGGGTGGACCTGCGCGACGTCACGGCCGAGCACGTGGCCGGGGTGGACGCCGTGATCCATCTGGCCGCGCTCTCCAACGACCCGCTGGGGTCGCTGGCGCCGGACCTCACCTACGACATCAACCACCACGCCTCCGTACGGCTCGCCCGGCTGGCCAAGGACGCCGGGGTACGGCGTTTCCTGTACGCGTCCACCTGCTCGGTCTACGGCGCCGCCGGCGGTGACGAGCTGGTGGCGGAGGACGCCCCGTTGCGCCCGGTGACGCCGTACGCGGAGTCCAAGGTGCGGGTGGAGGACGATCTGCACGCGCTCGCCGACGGCGACTTCAGCCCGGTGTACATGCGCAACGCCACCGCCTTCGGCTTCTCGCCGCGGCTGCGCGCCGACATCGTGCTGAACAACCTGGTGGGCCACGCGCTCCTGTCCGGCGAGGTGCTCGTGATGTCCGACGGCACGCCGTGGCGTCCGCTGGTGCATGCCGCCGACATCGCACGGGCCTTCGCCGCCGCGCTGACCGCACCGCGCGAGGCGGTGCACGACCGGGCGTTCAACATCGGCAGCGAGACCAACAACGTCACGGTCGCCGAGATCGCCGAGCAGGTCGCCGAGGCGGTGTCCGGCTCGAAGGTGGTGATCACCGGGGAGACCGGTGCCGATCCGCGGTCGTACCGGGTGGACTTCTCCCGGTTCCGGGCCGCGCTGCCCGGCTTCGACTGTGAGTGGACGGTGAAGCGGGGGGCGCTCGAACTCGCGGATGCCTACCGCGAGTTCGGCCTGACGCGGGAGGGCTTCGAGCGTCGCTTCACCCGGCTCGCCGTGCTGCGCGCGGCGTCCGACACCGGCGCCGTCGACGACACCCTGCGGTGGCGCCGGTGA
- a CDS encoding glycosyltransferase family 2 protein — protein MTAPPRLGIGLPVYNGEEYLAEALDALLGQTYEDFELVISDNASTDGTQEICRTYAARDARIRYIRLTRNIGAAPNHNYVFTQCRGELFKWASHDDLYARDLLRRCVDALDERPDVILAHADQAVIDGEGRVKVPYAYTLATDSPRAPERFRSMLFEPGGDDFYGVMRADVLRRVRPHDSYHHADRTFVSEIGLHGPFHQVPELLYFRRDHPTRAERANPSKRSRCVNLDPRRAGPLHPTPRLLAEYVWGFVAAIRRAPLSPADRRACYGHLASWAASRARPGAGERVEDRAPVDPDRLGVSLDAIVAGREGRRA, from the coding sequence ATGACCGCCCCTCCCCGGCTCGGCATCGGCCTGCCCGTGTACAACGGCGAGGAGTACCTCGCCGAGGCGCTCGACGCCCTGCTCGGTCAGACCTACGAGGACTTCGAGCTGGTCATCTCCGACAACGCCTCGACCGACGGCACCCAGGAGATCTGCCGGACGTACGCGGCGCGGGACGCGCGCATCCGCTACATCCGGCTGACCCGGAACATCGGCGCCGCACCGAACCACAACTACGTGTTCACCCAGTGCAGGGGCGAGCTGTTCAAGTGGGCCTCGCACGACGACCTGTACGCCCGGGATCTGCTGCGGCGCTGTGTGGACGCGCTGGACGAGCGGCCGGACGTGATCCTCGCCCACGCCGACCAGGCCGTCATCGACGGCGAAGGCCGGGTGAAGGTCCCGTACGCATACACGCTCGCCACCGACTCGCCGCGCGCGCCGGAGCGCTTCCGCAGCATGCTCTTCGAGCCCGGTGGGGACGACTTCTACGGGGTGATGCGGGCCGACGTGCTGCGCCGGGTCAGGCCGCACGACAGCTACCACCACGCGGACCGCACGTTCGTCTCCGAGATCGGCCTGCACGGGCCGTTCCATCAGGTGCCGGAGCTGCTGTACTTCCGCCGGGACCACCCCACCCGCGCCGAACGGGCCAACCCCTCCAAGCGCTCCCGCTGCGTCAACCTGGACCCGCGCCGGGCCGGGCCGCTGCATCCGACGCCGCGGCTGCTCGCCGAGTACGTCTGGGGCTTCGTCGCGGCGATCCGGCGGGCGCCGTTGTCGCCGGCCGACCGGCGGGCGTGCTACGGGCACCTCGCCTCCTGGGCGGCCAGCCGGGCCCGGCCGGGCGCCGGTGAGCGGGTCGAGGACCGCGCCCCGGTCGACCCGGACCGGCTCGGCGTCTCCCTCGACGCCATCGTGGCCGGCCGGGAAGGCAGGCGGGCATGA
- a CDS encoding polysaccharide pyruvyl transferase family protein, with the protein MRPPTGPPVRVGLFGLLGSGNLGNDGSMEAVLAYLRRDHREAIVDAMCGGPEVVRLGNRLPATRLHWYRGEYRTASRAGAIAGKALGKVVDAVRTAAWVRRHDVVIVPGMGVLEATLPLRPWGFPYALFLLCASGRLFGTRVALVGVGAGPIGNRATRALVRRSARLATYRSYRDEQSRDALRAMGVDTVRDEVHPDLAFALPTPPSSAPSGAPGRVCVGVMAFHGGDDDRDRAEEIHRRYLDGTTRFVRALVEAGRPVRLLTGDAVDGEVVAAILDAVDSPLVTAAETVSLDDVMREMAAADAVVATRYHNLVCALKVGVPTLALSYAAKSDALMDRMGLAAYCHPAREVDTDRLLDQFRELERRASELRRTLAERNLTVARQLDEQFTALTAAVFPKTGHAHAHAHALRETP; encoded by the coding sequence ATGAGGCCCCCGACGGGGCCTCCGGTGCGCGTCGGGCTGTTCGGTCTGCTCGGCTCCGGCAACCTCGGCAACGACGGGTCGATGGAGGCCGTGCTCGCGTACCTCCGCAGGGACCACCGGGAAGCGATCGTGGACGCGATGTGCGGCGGTCCCGAGGTCGTACGGCTTGGCAACCGGCTCCCGGCGACGCGGCTGCACTGGTACCGCGGGGAGTACCGGACCGCGTCGCGGGCGGGCGCGATCGCGGGGAAGGCGCTCGGGAAAGTCGTCGACGCCGTCCGCACCGCCGCCTGGGTGCGCCGGCACGACGTGGTGATCGTGCCGGGCATGGGCGTGCTGGAGGCCACGCTGCCGCTGCGGCCGTGGGGCTTCCCTTACGCGCTGTTCCTGCTCTGCGCGTCCGGCCGGCTGTTCGGCACCCGGGTCGCGCTGGTCGGCGTCGGCGCCGGACCGATCGGCAACCGGGCGACCCGGGCCCTGGTCCGCCGGTCGGCGCGGCTCGCCACGTACCGGTCGTACCGGGACGAGCAGTCCCGCGACGCCCTGCGGGCGATGGGCGTGGACACCGTGCGCGACGAGGTCCACCCGGATCTCGCCTTCGCCCTGCCGACACCGCCGTCGAGCGCTCCCTCGGGGGCGCCGGGCCGGGTGTGCGTCGGCGTCATGGCCTTCCACGGCGGCGACGACGACCGCGACCGGGCCGAGGAGATCCACCGGCGCTACCTCGACGGGACGACCCGCTTCGTCCGCGCGCTGGTCGAGGCCGGCAGGCCGGTCCGGCTGCTCACCGGCGACGCGGTCGACGGGGAGGTGGTCGCCGCGATCCTCGACGCGGTGGACTCCCCGTTGGTCACCGCCGCCGAGACGGTCTCGCTCGACGACGTGATGAGGGAGATGGCCGCTGCCGACGCGGTGGTGGCGACCCGGTACCACAACCTGGTCTGCGCGCTGAAGGTCGGCGTGCCGACGCTCGCGCTCAGCTACGCGGCGAAGAGCGACGCCCTCATGGACCGGATGGGCCTCGCCGCGTACTGCCACCCCGCTCGCGAGGTCGACACCGACCGGCTGCTCGACCAGTTCCGGGAGCTGGAGCGGCGAGCGTCGGAGCTGCGGCGGACCCTCGCCGAGCGGAACCTGACCGTCGCCCGGCAGCTCGATGAGCAGTTCACAGCCCTGACCGCGGCCGTGTTCCCGAAAACCGGCCATGCCCATGCCCATGCCCATGCCCTGCGGGAGACCCCATGA